TTTTTTGTTATACCGCTTTTTTATATTACTTTCTCCGCATCACCGGCAAAGACCGAGGACGTCCATAGAACAAGATATATGGACTCCAGATTCGGTTTGCTTTGATCAAATCGTGCGCTGCCCTCTACTATCTGCGTATATCCAAGGATGTCCGCAACGACAATAACCGACCTGCGTTGGATCGGAAAGCGAGGTGGATCAAAGAAAGGACCGACTCTGGATACTGATTTGGTGTTCACCTGTGCTAACAACCCCTAACGTCACACAGCTAAAGTAATTTCTTGTCACATTATGGCTCAACAGCCGAGATTGCTTCAGCGTCACGAAGCGCGGCGCCTCGCAATGACTTTTCAACTACTAACCGAGCATTACGGACTTCGACCAGCCAAACCTCAAAACTTCGCCCACCCGGGCACTCTCGGGAATGGCAACACGTCGCGGATGTTGGAGACGCCCGTCATGTACATTAGCGCTCGTTCGAAACCCAAACCAAAGCCGGAATGTGGAACCGTTCCGTACCTTCGGATATCCAGATACCAGTAATAAGCGTCGAGATTGGTAATGCCGGTCTTCTTCATGCGCTCGGAAAGAACGTCGAGCCGCTCTTCGCGCTGGCTGCCGCCGATGATCTCCCCCACTTTCGGGACCAGGACATCCATGGCGCGGACAGTGGTGCCATCGTCGTTAAGGCGCATGTAGAACGCTTTGATCTTCTCCGGATAGTTGTACACAATCACCGGACGTTTGAACACCTGCTCAGTCAGATACCGCTCGTGCTCAGATTGCATGTCGATCCCCCAGCCGACCGGGAACTCGAACTTCTGACCGGATTTCTCAAGGATCTTGATAGCCTCCGTGTAGGTCAGACGTTCAAACTTGGATTGGACAACTCCTTCAAGCGTTCTCCGCACGTCTTTGTCCACGCGCTGCTCGAAAAAGAGCATGTCTTCGCCGCACTGCTCCAGGGCGAACTTGAACAGGAATTTGACGAAATCCTCCGCCAGATCCATGTTGTCCTCGAGCTCGGCGAACGCCATCTCCGGCTCTATCATCCAAAACTCGGAGGCGTGGCGGCTGGTGTTGGAGTTCTCGGCGCGGAACGTGGGACCGAACGTGTAGATGTCGCCCAGTGATGTGGCGAGGAGTTCCCCTTCCAATTGTCCCGAGACCGTTAGATATGCCTCCGAGCCGAAGAAATCGGCGCTCCAATCGATAGCGCCATCCTTGTGAGGAATTTTGTTGAAGTCAAAGGTGGATACTCGGAACAGATTACCTGCACCTTCGCAGTCGGACGCGGAAATCAGCGGCGTGTGGATATAGTAGAAGCCGCGCTCCTGATAGTACTGATGAATGGCATAGGCAATCTTCGAGCGGACGCGGTTGACAGCGCCGAACAGGTTGCTGCGTGGGCGCAGATGGGCAATCTCGCGAAGGAACTCGACAGTGTGCCCTTTTTTCTGCAATGGGAAAGTTGCATCAGCTTTGCCGATCAAATCCAGCTTCTGGACGGCGATCTCATACTTCTGTCCTTTCCCCTGCGACAGGATCAGTTTCCCTTCCAGGCGAACCGAGGCGCCGGTGAGAATGTCTTTCAGTATCGGAAAGTCGGCGGCGTTTTGAATCACCCCCTGGATGTTCCGCATGCAGGAGCCATCGTTGATCTCAATGAACGTGACTTCCTTGCTTTCGCGGAGCGTGCGCACCCATCCCAGAATAATGACACGGCTGTCGACCGGAATTTTGTCATCGATCAATATAGCGGCAACTTTTGTTCGCGTTTTGTAGTCCATCGCAGGCTCCCAATTGGAGTTTTATTACCGGTCGTGGTGTCCGGGTATCTTCAAAGACGACAAGATAATACGAGAACGGCTACGGGCAAGAGGCAAGTGGACGCCGGGCGTAGCGTGAATCTAACAACATTTTTGAAACTTTGGCTCGGTAAGTCCCATATAACTACCTGAAGCCGCGCTGATTCAGACCAAAGCCAGTCAGCCGAGCTTTAGAATAGTTCCCAACCTATCATTCATGACCGCTTCGCACCAACGGGGCGGTCATATTCTTTTCAGCGACACAAAACCTGCCGGGTCGGCCATTCGCTCAGTTGGACTGAGACTCTTCGACAAACGTCCGCCATCGGTTCAAAAGCTGGGTGGCGGTTTCGCGTGAGTTGGATTCCGCCAGGATATTGAACGAGGCTCTCAGGCGATCGGGAGCGATTAGCACCCAGCCGTCTTCTTCGAATATCCGTACGCCGTCGATCAGCTGCCGCTGCTTGTCGTTCGATTCCGTGATGAGTCGCCGCATGACGGTCCCCTTCTTGGACCATGGACACGGCACCGAGGCGCTCTGGCGGATATAGCGCTCGTGGGTGCGCCGCAGCTCACTGAATCGGCTGCGGGTCTGTGCCACCATCTCGAGAATCTTGACAGCCGCCAACATAGCGTCAGCCCCCATCTGGAATCCCGGGAAGATAAATCCGCCGCGGGTACCGCCGACAAAATCAACCTCACCTCGGGCGTGCACTTCCATCATGGCGCGGTGGTCGTTGGCCACGCGGATCACCTCGGCTCCGTACTGGCGCGCGATCTCTTCGACCCCCATCGAGGCAACCACCGGCACGGCAATTTTCCGCGGCTTGTACATGCGCACGTACAGATCGGTGACGATGAGCAATAGTAGCTGGCTGTCGATCGGTTTGCCGAGATCATCGACAACAGTGAGCTTCTCCGCCGCGGAATTGACTATGAAACCAATGTCCGCCTTGAGGGAGGTGACAATCGCGGACAACTGCACAATCGCCTGGGCCTGTTCGGCCGGCGACGTGGAGAATTTGCGCGGGTTCAGGGTGGCGTTGAGCTCAGTTGCGGAGATCCCCAGAAGAGAAAACAGCATGGGAAAGATCTGGCTGGAAGAGCCGTTGGAGTGGTCGATCACCACTTTGAATCCGGCCTGACGAATCAGTTCGGCGTTGATCCCACTCAGAAATTCCTGGCGGTAATCATCAAGGATGCGCGGCGGCCTATCCAGATGGCCGATCTTGTCCATCGAAGCGCGTTCGTATTCTTCGCCGAAATAGTTGCGCTCGATCTTCTTGAGCCGCGAGGTGGGCATATCCAGGCCGGAGCCGTCGAACAGAATAAAATCGATCTGGCGAAAATCATCCGGATTATGACGGACATAGATACCGGCAGCATATTTCCCTTTGCGGAGTTCGTAACGAACCACCGGAATGGGCATGGTTTCGAGGTCCGAAACGTTGACTCCGGCGGCCAGCAGACCGGAAATCAAACCACGGCGAAGCAGACGCGAGATGTCCGAGGCATCCCGGCTGGAGACCACACTGACGCCGTGACCCAGAAAGGCGCCGAACGCTGTGCCAAGTCGGACTGTCATTTCGGGTGTAATTTCCGTCAAAGCGATGCCGGTCACTTTGGAATCGGTAAACAGCTCGCGGTTCCACTTTTCACCCCAGATGACAGAGGTGGAGACCGTGGCCCCCTCGTCGACGGTTTTGCCGGGCCAGATCTTGCAGTTGGTCTTAACCGTGGCGCCATCGCCGATACTGCAATCATCCGATACAATCACCCGGTCGGAGAGAAGAACATTGTGCCCAATGCGGTTGCGGCTGCATACGATAGCCTCGTTCATGGTGCAGTCATCGCCGATGACGGTA
The nucleotide sequence above comes from Candidatus Zixiibacteriota bacterium. Encoded proteins:
- a CDS encoding sugar phosphate nucleotidyltransferase, translating into MKALIMAGGFGTRLRPLTVNIPKPMAPIGNVPMMEHVVKLLARHGISDITSLLYFQPESIRNYFKDGAAFGVRMNYCLPEDDFGTAGAVRYALPDAREPVIVISGDLVTDFDLTAAITWHRQKHAEATLLLTRMENPLAYGIVITDADGRIVRFLEKPSWGEAFSDTINTGIYILEPSAIELIPRNTNFDFSQNLYPMMLSRQMRLYGRIMDGYWRDVGNVDEYHRVHVDLFAGSVKLQIDGETPGSVPPRVVKGKNVRLEPEVEFGGTVILGDDVQIQAGTRLNNCAIGQRSRVGRGSQIFNSVVWSDTVIGDDCTMNEAIVCSRNRIGHNVLLSDRVIVSDDCSIGDGATVKTNCKIWPGKTVDEGATVSTSVIWGEKWNRELFTDSKVTGIALTEITPEMTVRLGTAFGAFLGHGVSVVSSRDASDISRLLRRGLISGLLAAGVNVSDLETMPIPVVRYELRKGKYAAGIYVRHNPDDFRQIDFILFDGSGLDMPTSRLKKIERNYFGEEYERASMDKIGHLDRPPRILDDYRQEFLSGINAELIRQAGFKVVIDHSNGSSSQIFPMLFSLLGISATELNATLNPRKFSTSPAEQAQAIVQLSAIVTSLKADIGFIVNSAAEKLTVVDDLGKPIDSQLLLLIVTDLYVRMYKPRKIAVPVVASMGVEEIARQYGAEVIRVANDHRAMMEVHARGEVDFVGGTRGGFIFPGFQMGADAMLAAVKILEMVAQTRSRFSELRRTHERYIRQSASVPCPWSKKGTVMRRLITESNDKQRQLIDGVRIFEEDGWVLIAPDRLRASFNILAESNSRETATQLLNRWRTFVEESQSN
- the asnS gene encoding asparagine--tRNA ligase; amino-acid sequence: MDYKTRTKVAAILIDDKIPVDSRVIILGWVRTLRESKEVTFIEINDGSCMRNIQGVIQNAADFPILKDILTGASVRLEGKLILSQGKGQKYEIAVQKLDLIGKADATFPLQKKGHTVEFLREIAHLRPRSNLFGAVNRVRSKIAYAIHQYYQERGFYYIHTPLISASDCEGAGNLFRVSTFDFNKIPHKDGAIDWSADFFGSEAYLTVSGQLEGELLATSLGDIYTFGPTFRAENSNTSRHASEFWMIEPEMAFAELEDNMDLAEDFVKFLFKFALEQCGEDMLFFEQRVDKDVRRTLEGVVQSKFERLTYTEAIKILEKSGQKFEFPVGWGIDMQSEHERYLTEQVFKRPVIVYNYPEKIKAFYMRLNDDGTTVRAMDVLVPKVGEIIGGSQREERLDVLSERMKKTGITNLDAYYWYLDIRRYGTVPHSGFGLGFERALMYMTGVSNIRDVLPFPRVPGWAKF